Genomic window (Pseudomonadota bacterium):
CGAGCAGAGGAAGCGAGCCGTCAGCCAGCTGCACCGTCTCATAGCCGATGGCCGTCACCTTGCTCGCCAGGAGTTGTTCGGTCAGCTCCGGGAGCGGCGCCAGATGGAGATAGGTAAAGAGGATCAGATTTTCACGCAACAATGGGTATTCGGCGGGGAGCGGCTCCTTGACCTTGACCACCATGGCAGCCCGGTCCCAGACCTCTGCCGCCGAAGAGACGATCTCGGCACCGGCAGCCAGAAAGTCCTCGTCGCTGATCCCGCTGCCGGATCCCGCCCCCCGTTCAACAAGGACCGGATGCCCAGCGGCCGTCAGTTTCCCGACCCCTTCCGGAATCATCGCCACCCGGTTTTCCTGGGGTTTGATCTCTCTGGGAACACCGATGATCATAATTCGTCCCTCCTCAACCACTGAGCAACCCGCCGCCGGAAAACCGGAAGTGAAAAGTGCAGAGTGAAGAGTGAAGAATTGAACTGAAAAAAACACATCGGAAAGAGGGAGAGACCTCCCTCTCTTAACTCTTCATTCTTAATTCTTCACTGCCTAAAAAGGCTATATCGGCAGGATATGAATCTCTTCCTTGACCGGATGGACCCCTTTCAGGAAGAGGCCTTTGCGGCCGTCGATACTGATCTCGTCGCCGAACCTGATCTCCTGGCCGTTGATCTCGGCCCTTTCTTCGGTATCATAGACCTTCAGGGCGTTGCAGCCGACCGCGCAGGTCTTTTCCAGCCTCAGGGTGACCACCGAGGCATGCGAGGTCTGGCCGCCGCGGGCGGTGAGAAGGCCGTCGACCCGGGCGATATCGCGGATGTCCTCCGGCACGGTGTCCTGCCGGATCAGGATCAGCGGGGTATCCGGATCCTGTTCCCGCAGGGCGTTGATGTTGGCGGCGGTAAAGACAGCCCGGCCGGAGAGGGCGCTGCCGCTCACCCCGATACAGTGGCCGAGAACATAGGGCCTGATATCGCAATCGAAAACGAGGAAGCGCTCCTTCTTCTTGATCGTGATCATGTCCCTGGTCTGCAGAAGATAGAGATCTTCGGCTTTCGGCCCTTCGAAGGTGAATTCAATTTCCTGGGGGTTCCAGTGTTTCACATAGACCAGATCGCGGGAGATCTCAAGGAGCCGCTGGTACACCGCCGGGAATTTCTTTTCCAGAGACATCTCCCCGTCCCGGCCGTCGATCTCCGACTGCTCGACCGAAACCGGGTGGGTGGCGACGAGTCCGCTGACGATATCCTCTCCCTGATCGCTCACCGCATAGTCTCCCCACAGGGCCACCCGCCGCACTTTCCGGTAGGGGTGGGCGGTGAAGAGAACCCCGCTGCCGGAACTGTCGCCAAGGTTGCCGAACACCATCTGCTGAACGATCACCGCCGTTCCCCAGTTTTCCGAAACATCCATCAACTCCCGGTATTCGCGGGTCTTCTCGGCATCCCATGACTGGAGGACCATTTCGATCGCCCCGGTGAGCTGCAGCCAGGGATCATCGGGAATTTCAATGCCGGCACTGCGGATGTTTTCCCGGTACTCCAAGGCCAGTTCCTTCATCTGGCCCGGGCTGAAATGCTTTTTCACCTCGACCTTGTGTCTTTTTTTTGCGCTGTTCATCAGGGCCTGAAATTTATCCCGGTCAAGCCCTCCGGTCATCGCCCACGACTGCAGAAAGCGCCGGTAATTGTCCCAGGCGAAATACTCCTTGCCGCTGCTTCTGGCAAATCCTTCGACAATGTCTTCGTTTAAGCCGACGTTATGGATGGTGGCCATCATCCCCGGCATCGAGATTGCCGAACCGCTCCGCACCGAGAGCAGAAGCGGGGTTTCCGGATCGCCGAAATTCCTGCCGGTCGCGGCTTCGATCTCGCTCAGCATGTCCCTGATCCGGGCCATCAGATCGTCCCGGGCCCGGCTGAACTTCTTGACCACCGGCCAGCACCGGAAAATCTCGGTGGTGATGACAAATCCCTGGGGCACCGGTTTGCCGTCGGCGGCAAGCTGGGTCAGGTTGTACCCCTTGTTGCCGAGCAGAATCAGGTTCTTGGAAAAAGGCCCCCGCTCGGTCAGGGAGCTGATCACCATCTCCGGGTTGTAGGTCATCAGGAGATCGAGGGACTTCTCATCAAGAACATCCCGCTGGTTCTCGAGGGTCTGGTAGATTCGGGTGATAAAATTATCCAGATGCTGGAGGCCGAAGGTCCCGGCGATCAGGTCACGCAGGAAGGTCTCTGACAGCCTGTGGGTACTGCCGGTCGCATCGCCCGCACTCCAGAGAGAGCGATATTTGGCCAGGAGATTATCCTCACCGCTGCAGATCTGGGGAACGATGATGGCGATATTGCCCTCGTGGATGTTGGTATAGTAGGCGTAGATGACATCCTTCACCCCTTCTGACAACCCCCGGAAGATATCAAGATACTGGGTATAGGAAAAGCGCTTGATCCCGATGGAGCTGGAGAGAAAGGAAAGATAGGTCTCAAGGCGCCGGCTGGTGATCCCGTCGATGCTGAGCGCCCGCAGATAAAGCCGTAAACACTTGATTATTTTAATAAAAGTCGCCCTGGTGATAAACGAGGGGTTGACGATCTCCGGCAGTTTTTCCAGATAGATGTTCGCCAGGTTCTCCAGCCTGAAGGTGAGCCCCAGGGCATCGAATTTACGCTCCCGATAGCGGCCGTAGACCGACGGGATATCAACGGCGATGTGCCGCTTGTGATAGATGTCCTCCTTGGCCTCGAACTGCTCTTCGCTTAAAATGACCTCCTGCAGGTTTTCGAGGCTCGTCAGAAGCGCATCGAGGTTCTGGAAGACATCGCTCGATTCCAGGGCGACCAGCAGGTCGGTCATTTCCGGGAAGCCGCTGTTGGCCGCCTGTTCAAGCTGCAGCCGCAGTTCCTGAAAACCGAGGTTGTACTTCTGGTTGACCAGCCTGAACATCCTGACCAAGAGAGAAAAGCGCCGGGTTTCCGTTTCCGACAGGTCCGTCTGGCGACTGATGAACGAATCAAAGCGACGTTCCTCCCAGTTGAAAATCTGCTCAATCCCGGTGGTCCCGCGGCTGCTCATCATCCTGGTCATCAGGGTATGCAGATCATCCACATACACCCCTTCGGTCCGGATCTGTTTGAGTACCTCCTCCGGCAAGTACGGAGCGAGAACGCTTTTGTCCAGCGAATTCCAGAAATCGAAGATCGCGAGGATGAAATCAACAATCAGGTTGCTGCTCTCGACATGGCTCTGCTTCCTCAGAAAATGGATCAGCAGGTCCTTGCGCTGGTGAATTTCATCGATCTCGGTGGAAACGTCGCGTAGGATTCCTTCCGCCCCGATCTCGTTGAAGAAAACCGGCATCAGCTTGGCAAACTGCTTGACCAGGTTGTAGACCGGTTCGATCGGGTGATTGAGCAGGCTGCTGATGTCCCGCTGGAAGAGGTCGGTGTCCTTGACACAGGTCCCGGAGAGCTTCAGGTTGATGATCAGCGCGGAGAAGAGAGTGGAGCACCACTTTGGCTCCTGCATGATCAGGGAGAGCCAGACCCTGATGTTTTCAAGGTGGGAGGGGTTGTATATCGGCTGCCATTCCTCATCGACCCCGCTCACCTTGGCGTACTGAAAACCAAACCGGACCGTTTCCCAGAGGAAGGTCTCCACCAGGCGGCTGCTCTCCCGCTTGAAAACCTCGGTGCCGAGGACCTGGATGCACTGCAGGGAGGTGTGCGGGTATCGCCTGACATTGGCCTTCAGAAGCTTGAAGGTGGTCAGGAGGAAGGACTCGATCTCTTCGAAATCCTGCTGCCGGATCAGCTGGATCAGGCTGCGGTTGATCTCCCTTAAGGTCTCTTCATGGATCAGGTAGAGCCCGGCGGTGTCCATGATCCGGAACAGGAAGAGAAGTTTTCGGTTTTCGGCAAACCGGTCGGGAGCTGCGCTTTCGACGATATCGCCACCTTCCTCAACCAGTTTTTCCGGAATCTGTTTGTACAGCCGGACCAGATCCATATGCGCGGGCAGCTCCAGAAGATGCTCCAGCGCCGACCTCGGGCTCTCATCAACAGCAATGGCCTCGGCCTCCTTTCGATGCACGTTGATCTGCTGATGCGAGATGGCATTGAACAGCTGGCCTGCCTGCCAGCCGCTGCACAGATCACCGCATTCCGCGGCAAACCAGGGCTGGGGGTCTTCCTCCTGGAGCCAGTACTCATAATTGAGCTGGAGGATCTTCTTCATCAACCCGGCCAGATCGGTAAAATCGTAATCCGACCGCCCGGCCTTCTCCAGCATGGTCCGGGCGATCTTTTTGATCGGGTGGTGTCCCTGGACCATAAACAGCATCGTGCTTTCCTCAAGCTCCTGCAGCTGCCGGAAGCAGAAGGCAAGGGCCGACTCGTAGCGCGGCAGATCTTCAAGCTCGAGGGCGGAAATCATCTTTTCCAGGTAGGCCAGCAGAGACTCCATCGCCATCGCCAGCTGGTTCTCGTTCTTTCTGGTTTCCCCGGCCGCCTTCAGATAGATCAGACAGAACTGCTCAAGGGCCTCCGGCCCCTTTTCGTGCCGCTTGTAGTGATTCAGGTTTTTCAGGGTGAAAGCCCGCAGCTTGGGCAGGATGATCATCCAGTTGTGGAAGGGATGGCTGATCTCGTAGAGCAGATAGTGGAGGCTGTTGGCAATGCCCTTGTAGGAACCGACAATTTCCTGAAGGACCGCATAGGACGGATCAATCTCGACTTCGCTGACCGCAGTTTCCAGCAGATTGGCTTTCAGGGCATCCGATTCGATCTCTGGCTTGTCGGAAGTCATAAATTTTTCCGCTCAGGAAAGGGGTAAAAAAACGGCATGGAGGTCAGCCGATCTGAACCCCATGCCGTAAGTTTAAACTCAATCCGGCAAAGCCGGAAGGGAAAAATTTAGAATGTAGAATGCAAAATGCAAAATGCAGAATGTGGGGTCACCTCTGACTTCAGATTATCAATTATGCCTTTCATTTTTCATTCTCCATTTTTCATTTTGCATTGGCTCCGCAAAGCGGAGATCAGATCAGCTTCTTTCCTTCCATATGCCGGATCAGATCGAGGACCCGGTTCGAGTAGCCCCATTCGTTATCGTACCAGCTCAACACCTTGACCATGTTGCCGATCACCTTGGTGGACATGGCATCCACCACCGACGAGTGGGGGTTCCCCTGGTAATCGATCGAGACCAGCGGCTCGTCGGAATATCCCAGATACCGGTTCGCTTCCTCAGCCAGCGCCTGATTGACCTCGGATACCGTGGTTTCCTTTTCAACTTCCATCACCGCGTCAACCAGAGAAACATTCGGGGTGGGAACACGCACCGCCAGGCCATCGAATTTTCCCTTCAGCTCCGGGATGACCAGAGACACCGCGGCGGCCGCCCCGGTCTTGGTCGGGATCATCGACAGGGCCGCAGCTCTTGCCCGGCGCAGGTCCGAATGGGGGAAATCAAGAATCCGCTGGTCGTTGGTATAGGCATGAACGGTGGTCATGAGCCCCTTTTTAATCCCGAACCGGTCCAGGATCACCTTGGCGAAAGGTGCCAGACAATTGGTGGTGCAGGAGGCGTTTGAAACAATGTTATGCTCGGTCGGGTCATACTCATCTTCATTCACGCCCATGACGATAGTCTTCACCTCGCCCTTGGCGGGCGCCGAGATCACAACTTTTTTCGCCCCGCCGTCGAGATGGGCCTGCGCCTTGTCGGAATGGGTGAACAGACCGGTGGATTCGATCACGTAATCAACCCCGAGATCCCCCCAGGGAATGTCTGCCGGGTTGCGGTGGGAAAAGATCTCCACCTCCCGGCCGCCGACATTGATCCCTTTTTCGACGCCCTTGACTTCCTGCCCATAAACACCCATGACCGAATCATATTTCAGCAGATGGGCCAGGGTCGCGTTATCGGTCAGATCGTTGAGGGCCACTATTTCGATATCACCGAAGGCCGGATCCAGATCACGGGCCCGAAAAATATTCCTGCCGATCCTGCCAAAACCGTTAATCCCGACTCGAATTGTCATTTTATTTCTCCTTGAAGGTCGCTCTTCACCCGATGAGATCCGGGTATTTTCCTGACAACTTTTCTAGAAGGTTACCACGAATGGCACACCTGCTTGCAAGTACTTTTTATCTCGGGGAAAATACGGTAAGTATACAAACATGTCGCGCCGCCATAACCGGCATTTGTTCTTATCCTGAATCCGTGACGGCTTCACAGAGAAATATTCGATATCACTCTGTTATTACGAATTTATTGAAGCTGGATCAACGGCGACTTCGATTCACCCGCCGCCCGTCGGGGCGCCCGACAAGGAAGGACCTGCTTCGTTGGCAAATCGTTGATATACCGCAGTATAATCAACATCGTTGCCCCCTTGCATCTCCTCCCTTCTCAAACGCTCACGGATTCAGGCTTATCAAAAAAAGGAAAACTCAATGCATGAC
Coding sequences:
- a CDS encoding phosphoenolpyruvate synthase encodes the protein MTSDKPEIESDALKANLLETAVSEVEIDPSYAVLQEIVGSYKGIANSLHYLLYEISHPFHNWMIILPKLRAFTLKNLNHYKRHEKGPEALEQFCLIYLKAAGETRKNENQLAMAMESLLAYLEKMISALELEDLPRYESALAFCFRQLQELEESTMLFMVQGHHPIKKIARTMLEKAGRSDYDFTDLAGLMKKILQLNYEYWLQEEDPQPWFAAECGDLCSGWQAGQLFNAISHQQINVHRKEAEAIAVDESPRSALEHLLELPAHMDLVRLYKQIPEKLVEEGGDIVESAAPDRFAENRKLLFLFRIMDTAGLYLIHEETLREINRSLIQLIRQQDFEEIESFLLTTFKLLKANVRRYPHTSLQCIQVLGTEVFKRESSRLVETFLWETVRFGFQYAKVSGVDEEWQPIYNPSHLENIRVWLSLIMQEPKWCSTLFSALIINLKLSGTCVKDTDLFQRDISSLLNHPIEPVYNLVKQFAKLMPVFFNEIGAEGILRDVSTEIDEIHQRKDLLIHFLRKQSHVESSNLIVDFILAIFDFWNSLDKSVLAPYLPEEVLKQIRTEGVYVDDLHTLMTRMMSSRGTTGIEQIFNWEERRFDSFISRQTDLSETETRRFSLLVRMFRLVNQKYNLGFQELRLQLEQAANSGFPEMTDLLVALESSDVFQNLDALLTSLENLQEVILSEEQFEAKEDIYHKRHIAVDIPSVYGRYRERKFDALGLTFRLENLANIYLEKLPEIVNPSFITRATFIKIIKCLRLYLRALSIDGITSRRLETYLSFLSSSIGIKRFSYTQYLDIFRGLSEGVKDVIYAYYTNIHEGNIAIIVPQICSGEDNLLAKYRSLWSAGDATGSTHRLSETFLRDLIAGTFGLQHLDNFITRIYQTLENQRDVLDEKSLDLLMTYNPEMVISSLTERGPFSKNLILLGNKGYNLTQLAADGKPVPQGFVITTEIFRCWPVVKKFSRARDDLMARIRDMLSEIEAATGRNFGDPETPLLLSVRSGSAISMPGMMATIHNVGLNEDIVEGFARSSGKEYFAWDNYRRFLQSWAMTGGLDRDKFQALMNSAKKRHKVEVKKHFSPGQMKELALEYRENIRSAGIEIPDDPWLQLTGAIEMVLQSWDAEKTREYRELMDVSENWGTAVIVQQMVFGNLGDSSGSGVLFTAHPYRKVRRVALWGDYAVSDQGEDIVSGLVATHPVSVEQSEIDGRDGEMSLEKKFPAVYQRLLEISRDLVYVKHWNPQEIEFTFEGPKAEDLYLLQTRDMITIKKKERFLVFDCDIRPYVLGHCIGVSGSALSGRAVFTAANINALREQDPDTPLILIRQDTVPEDIRDIARVDGLLTARGGQTSHASVVTLRLEKTCAVGCNALKVYDTEERAEINGQEIRFGDEISIDGRKGLFLKGVHPVKEEIHILPI
- the gap gene encoding type I glyceraldehyde-3-phosphate dehydrogenase codes for the protein MTIRVGINGFGRIGRNIFRARDLDPAFGDIEIVALNDLTDNATLAHLLKYDSVMGVYGQEVKGVEKGINVGGREVEIFSHRNPADIPWGDLGVDYVIESTGLFTHSDKAQAHLDGGAKKVVISAPAKGEVKTIVMGVNEDEYDPTEHNIVSNASCTTNCLAPFAKVILDRFGIKKGLMTTVHAYTNDQRILDFPHSDLRRARAAALSMIPTKTGAAAAVSLVIPELKGKFDGLAVRVPTPNVSLVDAVMEVEKETTVSEVNQALAEEANRYLGYSDEPLVSIDYQGNPHSSVVDAMSTKVIGNMVKVLSWYDNEWGYSNRVLDLIRHMEGKKLI